TGCCAAATTGACGAAGTAAACAGAGATCAGGATGCCGCCAATAATGCTCAGCACAATAAACACGGCGCTGATGATGATGGCCGCCAGTGCCAAGGTGTTCTTGTAACCGGCCTTCTTGGACTTCGACTTGGCAACGAGACCCAAGATCAAGCCCACCAGGCTGAATCCGACGAACGGCAAGATGATGGCAATGATCGACATGGTCTTGCCGGGGTCAACGGCAGGGGCACCGTACTGACCAGGCTGCTGACCATAAGGAGCCGGTGCTTGCTGAGTGTACGGCGCGCCGGACTTTTCGCCGGACGGCTGTTGGCCGTAGGGTGCGGGGGCCTGGCTGGGCTGACCGTATGGGTTTTCCGGGGTGTTGGAAGACATATTTTCCTCTCAAAGGAACATTTGGGTGTCAAAGTGATGATTTTCTATTCCATTTTTGCATGCATGCACCTTAATCCATCGTATGTGTCATGGGGAGTTGTCCCCATCGGCGGTCTCAGATAGTGTGCGGGTTGCCGTC
The Arthrobacter alpinus genome window above contains:
- a CDS encoding DUF4190 domain-containing protein is translated as MSSNTPENPYGQPSQAPAPYGQQPSGEKSGAPYTQQAPAPYGQQPGQYGAPAVDPGKTMSIIAIILPFVGFSLVGLILGLVAKSKSKKAGYKNTLALAAIIISAVFIVLSIIGGILISVYFVNLANEVAQACQDGAEFVTINGQQLACPSVTP